AGCGCATGAAGGACAGGGCCTGCTCGGTCTGGGTGAGCAGCTCGTCGAGGCTCGCGGCCGCGGAGAACGGGTCGATGGTCATAGCCGCGCTTTCTTCACGTCTTTCCGGAGCACCGTGACGATAGCAACCGCGCCCGACAGCGACGCGGTCCACACCGCTCAGAACGTCCGCCGGTACAGCGAGCAGCCCTGACACACCTCCGGCGGCGTGTCGGCAGCCAGCCGCCGGCGGAACGCGCGGTTGACCGGCGGTCTGTTCACGCCCGCTGGCGCACGCCGACGGCCTCCGCGCTGAGGTCCGCGTGGAGGAGGCGGAGCGCCGCCTCGGCCGGCGACCCGGCCGCCGCCGGGTAGGTCATCAGTCGGTGGCCGGCCTTCCCGGGCAGGTGCAACATCTCGAAGTCGAGGTCGAACTCCCCCACCACCGGATGCCGGAACCGGTTGGTGCCGGAGACGCAGGTCTGCACCGGATGCCGGGACCAGAGGGCGGCGAAGGCGACCGCGCCGCTGCTCCTGCTCGGCCCGGACCGGGGGTGGATGGTGCTGCTGCTCGTCACCACGTTCGTCGGTGGGGTGGCCAACCTGGTGGTGATCGTCGGCTTCATGGTGACCGCGACGTCCGGCCTGCCCGACGGCGAGCAGGGCCTGGCGACCGGCATAGCCACGCTGAGCCAGCAGGTGGGGATCACCGTCGGCATCCCGGTCATGTCCGCGGTGTTGGCCGCGGTCGTGCACGGCCTGGGCACCGAGGGCGCCGGGGCCGTACTGCGCGGGGTCACCACCGCCGTCGGGGTGAACGCCGCCGTCTGCCTGCTCGGCGCGGGGCTTGCCGCGCTCCTGCTCCCGCCGCCCCAGCCAGGCGGTCGGGCGGCCGTGGGCTGAGCGGCTGCGGCGTGGCGTCACGGGACGAGACGCGCGGAACGCCCGACCGGGAGACCGGTCGGGCGTTCCGCTCGGACCGCCGGGGAGGTCGGGTCCGGTGGTGCCTCAGTGCAGGCGCAGCCGCTGGCCCGGGAAGATCAGACCCGGGTTGCCGCCGACCACGCCCTTGTTGCGCTCGTACAGCGCGTGCCAGCCGCCGGCGACCTGGTGCGCGCCGGCGATCTCGGACAGGGTGTCACCGCGCTTGACCACGTAGCTGCCACCGCCGGTGCTCGGCGCGGTACGCCGCTGCTTGTGGGTGGCGTGGTCGCTGCGCGACGACCGGTCCTTCGTGGCCTTCCTGGTC
This sequence is a window from Micromonospora sp. NBRC 110009. Protein-coding genes within it:
- a CDS encoding MmyB family transcriptional regulator, translated to MTSSSTIHPRSGPSRSSGAVAFAALWSRHPVQTCVSGTNRFRHPVVGEFDLDFEMLHLPGKAGHRLMTYPAAAGSPAEAALRLLHADLSAEAVGVRQRA